In Cololabis saira isolate AMF1-May2022 chromosome 1, fColSai1.1, whole genome shotgun sequence, the following proteins share a genomic window:
- the LOC133449637 gene encoding LOW QUALITY PROTEIN: craniofacial development protein 2-like (The sequence of the model RefSeq protein was modified relative to this genomic sequence to represent the inferred CDS: inserted 2 bases in 1 codon; deleted 2 bases in 1 codon), protein MELAEGETIIYSGRHDDNHRQGVGILMSKTAARALIDWTPVNERIIQARYHSRHIKLMFIHIYAPTEDAEEQMKDEFYMRLQDILDSRNKHDMLIVTGDMNAKVGDEHQEYARIMGKHGLGRNNNNGERLCEMCDMNELVITGTLFPHKDXHKATKVSPDGKTKNQIDHTLINKRFRNSVEDTRVHRSADIGSDHYLVCSRIKLELKKKLKENKATRVKYDTAKLKEENILKTFAISLRNRYEVLEEEEQGEVGDEEVDRDARIMDTGKWLRQSWEDLRKRRSHGLAKNRGGLWNKGMP, encoded by the exons ATGGAATTGGCAGAAGGAGAAACTATCATCTATTCGGGAAGACACGACGACAACCACAGGCAAGGTGTAGGAATACTGATGTCG AAAACAGCAGCAAGAGCACTGATTGATTGGACTCCAGTCAACGAAAGAATCATCCAAGCCAGATATCATTCACGACACATCAAGCTTATGTTCATACACATCTACGCACCAACAGAAGATGCAGAAGAACAAATGAAAGACGAATTCTACATGAGACTCCAAGATATACTCGACAGCAGGAACAAGCATGACATGTTGATCGTGACAGGAGACATGAATGCAAAGGTAGGAGATGAACACCAAGAGTATGCAAGGATCATGGGCAAGCATGGGCTCGGGAGGAACAACAACAACGGGGAAAGGCTGTGTGAAATGTGTGACATGAACGAGCTAGTCATAACAGGAACCCTGTTCCCACATAAAGA ACACAAAGCAACGAAGGTATCTCCAGATGGCAAAACCAAAAATCAAATTGACCACACACTGATCAACAAGCGTTTCAGGAACTCAGTAGAAGATACAAGAGTACACAGATCTGCAGATATTGGAAGTGACCACTATCTTGTGTGCTCAAGAATCAAGCTGGAACTgaagaaaaaactaaaggaaAATAAAGCCACCAGAGTGAAGTATGACACGGCAAAGCTGAAAGAGGAAAACATCTTGAAGACCTTTGCCATCAGCCTAAGAAACCGGTACGAAGTCCTTGAGGAGGAAGAGCAGGGAGAAGTTGGAGATGAAGAGGTGGATCGTGACGCCCGAATAATGGATACAGGGAAGTGGCTGAGGCAGTCTTGGGAAGACctcagaaaaagaagaagccaTGGATTGGCGAAGAATCGTGGAGGCTTGTGGAACAAAGGGATGCCATAA